The proteins below are encoded in one region of Alicyclobacillus acidoterrestris:
- a CDS encoding helix-turn-helix transcriptional regulator, with translation MRTIKVKRKPHGYWYRQRVEAVIKDRVEKGLSVSPKDMIREDKGAYVAAWRTHGSWDRALIAAGVSLDVYERAYHDEEALAEFIREAYEAGADISDTTIKHYFYREHRSIVHKYKSWANFLESIGISPDEADRFTWAKGKLTEYLRQAQALGIDVRALLKLDSRLYAAIDRHFGSLDAALAEIEYVPDATNRQRAWTRELILETAAKALESGITLSALAKYDEGWRKAMAREFSGMKQFTEFLGLSVEEKGLANCLRERMQEKKVSQRELARRIGVSPTLIKCWQDGMYNPSLDKALETVKELECSVEDIWSGEKINSKTK, from the coding sequence ATGAGGACTATCAAAGTCAAACGAAAGCCGCACGGTTACTGGTATCGACAGCGCGTGGAAGCGGTAATCAAGGATAGAGTCGAAAAAGGGCTGTCAGTTTCACCGAAAGACATGATCCGAGAGGATAAAGGTGCATATGTTGCAGCTTGGCGTACTCACGGGTCATGGGATAGAGCCCTCATAGCGGCTGGTGTAAGTCTTGATGTATACGAACGGGCGTATCACGACGAGGAAGCTTTGGCCGAATTTATCCGCGAGGCATACGAGGCCGGCGCCGATATATCGGATACCACTATCAAGCACTACTTTTATCGGGAGCATCGGTCTATCGTCCATAAGTATAAAAGCTGGGCAAACTTTCTAGAGTCCATTGGCATCTCGCCCGATGAGGCTGACCGCTTCACGTGGGCAAAGGGCAAGTTGACTGAGTACCTTAGGCAGGCGCAAGCACTTGGCATTGATGTAAGGGCTTTGCTGAAGTTGGATAGTCGGCTTTACGCTGCCATTGACAGGCACTTTGGGTCTTTAGACGCGGCGTTAGCTGAGATCGAATATGTACCCGATGCGACCAACAGGCAGCGTGCGTGGACGCGCGAACTTATCCTAGAGACTGCAGCTAAAGCGCTTGAATCAGGCATCACACTATCGGCCTTAGCTAAGTACGATGAGGGCTGGCGTAAGGCTATGGCGCGAGAGTTTAGCGGCATGAAGCAGTTTACGGAGTTCCTTGGCCTATCGGTCGAAGAAAAAGGATTGGCTAACTGTCTGAGAGAACGCATGCAGGAGAAAAAGGTATCCCAAAGAGAGTTGGCTAGGCGCATAGGTGTTTCGCCAACGCTGATCAAATGTTGGCAAGACGGAATGTACAACCCATCCTTGGACAAGGCACTGGAAACAGTTAAGGAACTAGAGTGTTCAGTTGAGGATATATGGTCGGGCGAAAAAATCAACAGTAAAACAAAATGA
- a CDS encoding transposase, translating into MCATLRSQNFNANKALQGLKLLAYNLLLLYKHVALQPGVRQWTAGRLRRRLFHLPGILVRHARQWSIRLPVYAKHRSLIMLHAAT; encoded by the coding sequence GTGTGCGCTACTTTACGCTCACAGAATTTCAATGCCAACAAAGCACTGCAAGGTCTAAAGCTACTTGCGTATAATCTACTCCTGCTGTACAAGCACGTCGCGCTTCAACCAGGAGTGCGACAGTGGACCGCCGGACGGCTCAGACGAAGACTATTCCATCTACCTGGGATTCTAGTGCGTCATGCACGCCAGTGGAGCATTCGTCTTCCCGTGTATGCCAAGCATCGGTCGTTGATCATGCTTCATGCCGCCACGTAG